Proteins from one Oscillatoria nigro-viridis PCC 7112 genomic window:
- a CDS encoding response regulator → MTSILVVEDSWLTRRVICKILRAEGYDTWEASSGPEALEQLGTKTPNCMLLDLLMPEMEGREVLQAMRDRGYKIPVIVITADIQASTRSECMELGALAVIHKMPNSDELIGWIKKAVSVSEESTQ, encoded by the coding sequence GTGACATCAATTCTCGTTGTCGAAGATTCGTGGTTGACTCGCAGGGTAATCTGCAAAATCCTGCGAGCAGAAGGATACGACACTTGGGAAGCATCCAGCGGCCCAGAAGCTCTAGAACAGCTCGGCACTAAAACCCCAAACTGTATGCTCTTAGATCTGCTGATGCCAGAAATGGAAGGTCGGGAAGTCCTGCAAGCCATGCGCGATCGAGGATACAAAATTCCAGTGATCGTAATTACCGCAGACATCCAAGCAAGCACCCGCTCCGAGTGCATGGAACTCGGGGCCCTGGCAGTCATTCACAAAATGCCCAACTCAGACGAACTGATCGGGTGGATCAAAAAAGCTGTCAGTGTCAGCGAGGAGAGCACCCAATGA
- a CDS encoding tetratricopeptide repeat protein — protein MDSNLLIIYLSVLLAILGSTSWFVVRQILKTRKLEMSLERLENKLTVEKGTAQEYYELGSIYVDKKLYSQAIVLFQKALKAKDLEGEENQAVIYNALGFAHFGQEQYDIAIRQYKEALKLQPEYVTCLNNLAHAYERKKLTAQALEMYEQALACDPDNTTAKQRVESLRKRLVIYN, from the coding sequence ATGGATAGTAATTTGCTCATTATTTACTTGTCAGTCCTGCTCGCTATACTCGGCAGCACTTCCTGGTTTGTGGTGCGCCAGATTCTCAAAACTCGGAAGTTGGAAATGTCTCTGGAACGCTTAGAAAATAAGCTGACAGTAGAAAAAGGAACAGCACAGGAATACTACGAATTAGGAAGTATCTATGTAGATAAGAAGCTTTACTCCCAGGCGATCGTACTGTTTCAAAAAGCCCTGAAAGCCAAAGACTTAGAAGGCGAAGAAAATCAAGCTGTTATTTACAACGCCCTCGGTTTTGCACACTTCGGCCAAGAACAGTACGACATCGCCATCCGCCAGTACAAAGAAGCCCTGAAGTTGCAGCCAGAATACGTTACATGTCTCAACAACCTGGCTCACGCCTACGAGCGCAAGAAATTAACAGCTCAAGCCTTGGAAATGTACGAACAAGCTCTCGCCTGCGATCCAGACAATACCACGGCCAAACAGCGAGTAGAGTCCCTTCGGAAGCGTTTGGTAATCTATAATTGA
- the rplT gene encoding 50S ribosomal protein L20 encodes MTRVKRGNVARARRKKILKLAKGFRGAQSKQFRTANQRVMQALRNGYRDRKKRKRDFRRLWIARINAASRQHGTSYSRLIGNMKKANIEINRKMLAQMAIVDPATFGKVVEMANRAGA; translated from the coding sequence ATGACACGGGTAAAACGCGGTAATGTCGCCAGAGCGCGCCGCAAAAAAATTCTCAAATTAGCCAAGGGTTTCCGAGGCGCACAGTCCAAACAGTTCCGCACAGCTAACCAACGGGTGATGCAGGCCCTGCGTAACGGTTATCGCGATCGCAAAAAACGCAAACGCGATTTCCGCCGCCTGTGGATTGCTCGGATCAATGCCGCATCGCGCCAGCACGGCACGAGCTACAGCAGACTGATCGGCAACATGAAAAAAGCCAACATCGAAATCAACCGCAAAATGCTGGCACAAATGGCGATCGTTGACCCCGCAACATTCGGTAAAGTCGTGGAAATGGCTAATCGAGCCGGAGCCTGA
- the rpmI gene encoding 50S ribosomal protein L35, with product MPKLKTRKAAAKRFRATGSGKIVRRKAYKSHLLQHKSSARKSRLSKLVVIDETNDANVRLMLPYL from the coding sequence ATGCCAAAACTCAAAACTCGCAAAGCAGCCGCAAAGCGCTTTAGAGCGACCGGCAGCGGTAAAATTGTGCGCCGCAAAGCTTACAAAAGCCACTTGCTACAGCACAAAAGTTCAGCTCGCAAAAGCCGTCTCTCTAAGCTGGTCGTCATCGACGAGACCAACGACGCTAACGTGCGGTTAATGCTTCCATACTTGTAA
- a CDS encoding DUF3578 domain-containing protein, whose protein sequence is MALRESIEKILWEYPLVSKDNFQGHSFASYVKNVVPKSISASLELPEIYSVEASAGKGSWAKVPWIAIFNKLVTESVQSGFYCVYLFRADFSGVYLSLNQGIADKRKKFGLGKSRDMVRDQAQLFKDKLGSDKLREFSEPLDLQLDSVPKKTTSRRLGLAYEAGNIASKFYSRESLPDDKELVDDVRKVLEIYFSLFEEVSLKEEADSDLFK, encoded by the coding sequence ATGGCGCTTAGAGAGTCCATTGAAAAAATCCTTTGGGAATATCCATTGGTCAGTAAGGACAACTTCCAGGGACATTCCTTTGCTAGTTATGTCAAAAATGTAGTGCCGAAATCAATAAGTGCTTCATTGGAATTACCAGAAATCTATAGCGTAGAAGCTTCAGCAGGTAAGGGTTCTTGGGCTAAAGTTCCTTGGATAGCAATATTTAACAAGCTTGTAACTGAGAGTGTCCAGTCGGGGTTTTACTGTGTTTATTTATTTCGCGCCGACTTCTCTGGCGTTTATCTTTCTCTCAATCAAGGAATAGCAGATAAAAGAAAGAAGTTCGGACTTGGGAAGTCGAGGGACATGGTAAGGGATCAAGCACAACTATTTAAAGATAAGCTTGGTTCTGACAAGCTCAGAGAATTTTCCGAACCTCTCGATCTTCAGCTTGATTCGGTTCCCAAAAAAACTACTTCTAGAAGGCTTGGACTTGCTTATGAAGCAGGAAACATAGCATCGAAGTTTTATTCAAGGGAATCACTTCCTGATGACAAGGAGTTGGTAGACGATGTTAGGAAAGTGCTTGAAATTTACTTCTCCCTGTTTGAGGAGGTTTCTTTGAAGGAGGAGGCTGATTCTGATTTGTTCAAGTAG
- a CDS encoding HNH endonuclease yields MQGYECKACGFDFESRYGEIGRGYIEAHHNVPISNLSGAKIQLDPLKDFTVLCSNCHSMIHRIKPTPTLEEFRKNLQI; encoded by the coding sequence TTGCAAGGATATGAGTGCAAAGCGTGCGGTTTTGATTTTGAGTCTCGATACGGAGAAATAGGCAGAGGATACATAGAAGCTCATCATAATGTCCCAATTTCTAACTTGAGCGGGGCAAAGATTCAACTAGATCCGCTTAAGGATTTTACTGTGCTATGCTCAAATTGCCATAGTATGATTCATCGCATTAAACCAACGCCAACCCTAGAGGAGTTTAGGAAAAACTTGCAGATATAG
- a CDS encoding retroviral-like aspartic protease family protein produces MINLDLTQASKNMGAVRVKVKLTNAIDEELVKRGLLNPNLLRVYEAEALIDTGAVRTAIPVEVCEHLGLRIRSQEIAKYADGRQETVGLTGPVIIEIEGRETIEAAMVLGDMVLIGQTVLETLDLLVDCKNQRLVPNPENPERPVLRV; encoded by the coding sequence ATGATAAATCTCGATCTAACTCAAGCCAGCAAAAATATGGGTGCAGTTCGAGTCAAAGTCAAGCTAACCAATGCCATTGATGAAGAGTTAGTCAAGAGAGGATTGCTCAATCCAAATCTGTTGCGCGTGTACGAAGCAGAAGCACTGATAGATACTGGTGCAGTACGCACAGCTATTCCTGTAGAAGTCTGCGAACACCTCGGCTTAAGAATTCGGAGTCAAGAAATAGCAAAATATGCCGATGGCAGACAAGAAACAGTGGGATTAACAGGGCCTGTTATCATTGAAATAGAAGGGCGGGAGACAATTGAGGCGGCAATGGTTTTAGGGGATATGGTGCTCATCGGTCAAACTGTGTTAGAAACTTTAGATTTGCTGGTAGATTGCAAAAATCAGCGTCTAGTTCCCAATCCCGAAAATCCCGAAAGGCCTGTATTGAGAGTTTAA
- the pdhA gene encoding pyruvate dehydrogenase (acetyl-transferring) E1 component subunit alpha, whose amino-acid sequence MVQERTLPVFDAQSVNISRDEGLMLYEDMVLGRYFEDKCAEMYYRGKMFGFVHLYNGQEAVSTGVIRSMRRDDTDYVSSTYRDHVHALSAGVPAREVMAELFGKETGCSKGRGGSMHMFSAEHRLLGGYAFVAEGIPVATGAAFQSKYRREALGDESSDGVTACFFGDGAANNGQFFECLNMAALWKLPIIYVVENNKWAIGMAHERATSDPLIYKKAHAFGMAGVEVDGMDVLAVREVAKEAVARARAGEGPTLIEALTYRFRGHSLADPDELRSKEEKEYWFPRDPIKKLAAELIDRTLATAEELKEIDNKIQAVIDDAVDFAEKSAEPDPSELYRFIYAEDE is encoded by the coding sequence ATGGTTCAGGAACGGACTTTACCAGTTTTTGACGCGCAAAGCGTAAACATTTCTCGGGATGAGGGCTTGATGCTCTACGAGGATATGGTCTTGGGGCGCTATTTTGAGGACAAGTGTGCTGAGATGTACTACCGGGGCAAAATGTTTGGTTTTGTCCACTTGTACAACGGTCAGGAAGCTGTGTCTACTGGCGTGATTCGATCGATGCGCCGGGATGACACCGATTACGTCAGCAGCACCTACCGCGATCACGTTCACGCTTTGAGCGCGGGCGTCCCGGCGCGGGAGGTAATGGCGGAGTTGTTCGGGAAGGAAACTGGTTGCTCTAAGGGCCGCGGCGGTTCGATGCACATGTTTTCGGCCGAACACCGACTGTTGGGAGGTTATGCTTTTGTGGCTGAGGGGATTCCTGTAGCTACGGGGGCGGCTTTTCAATCGAAGTACCGCCGCGAAGCTTTGGGGGATGAGAGTTCCGATGGGGTGACTGCTTGTTTTTTTGGCGATGGTGCTGCAAATAACGGGCAGTTTTTTGAATGTTTGAATATGGCGGCTTTGTGGAAGTTGCCGATTATTTATGTTGTGGAAAACAACAAATGGGCGATCGGGATGGCCCACGAACGAGCTACTTCTGACCCGCTGATTTACAAGAAGGCTCATGCTTTTGGCATGGCTGGCGTCGAGGTTGACGGGATGGATGTTTTGGCGGTGCGGGAAGTCGCGAAAGAAGCTGTAGCGCGGGCGCGAGCCGGCGAAGGACCGACTTTGATCGAGGCTTTGACTTATCGCTTTCGCGGCCATTCTTTGGCCGATCCTGATGAGTTGCGTTCTAAGGAAGAGAAGGAATATTGGTTCCCCCGCGATCCGATTAAGAAGTTGGCTGCTGAGTTGATCGATCGAACTTTGGCGACTGCTGAAGAATTGAAAGAGATCGATAATAAAATTCAAGCAGTAATTGATGATGCAGTCGATTTTGCTGAGAAAAGCGCCGAGCCAGATCCTAGCGAATTGTATCGGTTTATCTATGCAGAAGATGAGTAA
- a CDS encoding IMS domain-containing protein: protein MLIPLDYYRILGLPIQATAEQLQQAHRDRTLQLPRREYSEVAIVARKQLLDEACAVLSDSDGRKAYDASFLAKTYDRESEAAQEAKHQRLKTSAGTATFLQDAGETAPESKALEAAPDPHTPSIEIDDNQFVGALLILQELGEYELVQKLGRPYLNNGSIAIAEGRFGDKELVRPDIVLTVSLACLELGREQWQQGQYENAARSLEAGQELLLLEGLFASVRGEMQADIYKLRPYNILELLSLPEEKVAERRRGLQILREMLQERGGIDGSGDDRSGLGIEDFLRFVQQMRKHLTSSEQQALFEAEAGRPSAVATYLSVYTLLAQGFAARQPSMIRRAKLMLMQLGRRQDVHLEKAVCSLLLGQTEEASRALELSSEKEPLAFIREHSQDSPDLLPGLCLYAEHWLQEEVFPHFRDLANESVSLKDYFADPKVQAYLEALPQDAETANEWVVVQPRSGKLSGRLQPTAGRSPAAIPPQPPTAKQGASTVTLTPVPGDASTAASGAKPQATAAAPSAVAPVSIPIATVPHPADSTAKQRRRQHSGRSGAIGHGVKGNLVDRARTKAAEITAQVKSMPPNRLALFLVAGVLSLLLLWLILSLLASAMQALSGPSLQGEQALLRLEEPPLEIPALAAAPEPSAAGPVSGEITEQSARDLVQSWLSAKAAALGPNHAVEELKQVLTEPALSRWQLMAEAQQRNNAHQRYVHKLEVSGVKTNPTNPDRAQVEAQVSEKAEVFDRSQLVSSRNENLRVRYDLIRQDGQWRIMDWQVIK from the coding sequence GTGTTAATTCCACTAGATTACTACCGGATTTTGGGTCTACCGATTCAAGCTACTGCCGAGCAGTTGCAGCAGGCTCACCGCGATCGAACTTTACAGCTTCCGCGCAGGGAGTATTCCGAAGTTGCGATCGTCGCCCGCAAACAACTGCTCGATGAAGCCTGCGCCGTTCTGTCAGACTCAGACGGGCGCAAAGCTTACGATGCCAGTTTTTTAGCCAAAACTTACGATCGAGAGTCGGAAGCCGCACAGGAAGCCAAGCACCAGAGGTTAAAAACCTCAGCAGGTACGGCCACATTTCTGCAAGACGCAGGAGAAACCGCTCCGGAGTCCAAGGCTTTAGAGGCTGCTCCCGACCCCCACACTCCAAGTATTGAAATCGATGACAACCAATTCGTAGGAGCCCTGCTCATACTGCAAGAACTGGGGGAATACGAACTCGTACAGAAGCTGGGTCGCCCGTATCTTAACAATGGCAGCATCGCGATCGCAGAAGGTCGTTTCGGCGACAAAGAGCTCGTGAGGCCAGATATAGTTTTAACCGTCAGCCTTGCCTGTCTAGAACTCGGCCGCGAACAGTGGCAGCAAGGTCAGTACGAAAATGCCGCACGATCGTTAGAAGCAGGTCAAGAATTGCTGCTGCTTGAGGGCCTATTTGCAAGCGTGAGGGGTGAAATGCAAGCCGACATATACAAACTCCGTCCGTACAACATTTTAGAGCTTTTATCACTCCCCGAAGAAAAAGTCGCCGAGCGTCGCCGGGGACTGCAAATCCTGCGAGAAATGCTTCAAGAACGAGGCGGTATCGACGGTTCGGGAGACGATCGATCGGGTTTAGGAATAGAAGACTTCCTCCGGTTCGTGCAGCAAATGCGTAAACACCTAACCAGCAGCGAGCAGCAGGCGCTATTTGAAGCCGAAGCCGGCCGCCCCTCCGCAGTCGCCACTTACCTCTCGGTCTACACCCTGTTAGCCCAAGGATTTGCCGCCAGACAGCCATCGATGATCCGTCGGGCAAAGCTGATGCTGATGCAGCTCGGTCGCCGCCAAGACGTTCACCTGGAAAAAGCCGTCTGTTCCCTGCTGCTGGGCCAGACAGAAGAAGCCAGCAGAGCCCTCGAACTCAGTTCGGAAAAAGAACCCCTGGCCTTCATTCGCGAACATTCCCAAGATTCACCCGACTTGTTGCCCGGACTGTGCTTGTACGCCGAACACTGGCTACAAGAAGAAGTGTTTCCCCACTTCCGCGACTTGGCCAACGAGTCAGTGTCCTTAAAAGACTACTTTGCCGACCCGAAAGTACAAGCTTACCTAGAAGCTTTGCCACAGGACGCAGAAACCGCCAACGAATGGGTCGTCGTGCAGCCCCGCTCCGGCAAGCTCTCGGGGCGACTGCAACCGACAGCAGGCAGATCGCCCGCTGCCATACCCCCACAGCCACCCACAGCCAAGCAGGGAGCCAGTACCGTCACCTTGACCCCCGTACCGGGCGACGCTTCCACCGCAGCCTCGGGCGCCAAACCCCAGGCAACGGCGGCCGCGCCGAGCGCTGTTGCCCCCGTCTCTATCCCGATAGCTACAGTGCCACACCCCGCAGACTCGACTGCCAAACAACGCAGGCGCCAACATTCAGGGCGCAGCGGAGCAATCGGTCATGGGGTAAAGGGCAATTTGGTCGATCGGGCGCGCACCAAGGCAGCAGAAATTACCGCCCAAGTCAAGTCCATGCCTCCAAACAGGCTGGCTTTGTTTCTAGTAGCAGGTGTCCTGAGCCTGTTACTCCTGTGGTTAATACTCAGTCTGTTGGCTAGCGCGATGCAAGCCCTATCGGGCCCATCCCTCCAAGGAGAGCAAGCCCTCCTCCGCCTGGAAGAACCGCCCCTAGAAATTCCTGCCTTGGCCGCGGCCCCAGAGCCGAGCGCAGCAGGCCCAGTGTCGGGAGAAATCACTGAGCAATCAGCAAGAGACTTAGTTCAAAGCTGGCTGTCGGCTAAAGCAGCGGCTTTGGGCCCCAATCACGCTGTCGAAGAATTAAAGCAAGTTCTGACAGAACCGGCTTTGTCTCGCTGGCAATTGATGGCAGAAGCTCAACAGCGAAACAACGCGCACCAGCGTTACGTACACAAGCTGGAAGTTAGTGGAGTTAAGACGAATCCGACTAATCCCGATCGCGCCCAAGTAGAAGCGCAAGTCTCGGAAAAAGCCGAAGTGTTCGATCGTTCTCAACTCGTTTCTTCGCGCAATGAAAACCTGCGGGTTCGCTACGACTTGATCCGCCAAGACGGACAGTGGCGGATTATGGATTGGCAAGTGATTAAGTAA